In Oryzias latipes chromosome 10, ASM223467v1, the genomic window GCAAAGAAGGCTGAAAAGAAACAGCAAATCAAGGGGGATTTGGTTAAAACGAGCATGGACGACATATTTCCTTTTTAAGAAAATTCTAGTTATTTCCAGAAGTCCATCCCTGAAAAAGGGATGACAAATTGAACCTGGAGCCAAGTTCAAATAAATTTAATCAGCTCAAACTAAATGAAAGTTAGGTTTCCTAATTCTCTTTTTCCAAACACAAGCATCAGGTTGCATGTAAGAACAGTGTGTTTGACTGATCATGGCTAATCTTTTCAACCTTCTGCTGAACTCAAAGGTCTTGTCTGTTTTCGTCTGCAccatcacattctttacacgTCTGCTTTTAAGAAGCCACTTTGACTGGGGGAGGGTACACCTTTGATAATCCTATGGAAACTATTCGAGGAGAAATAACTTCATGTTGTCTCTAACAACTCAGACTGAATCTATTAGCCtaacacatttgttttgataAGTGTTTCCTTTTCCAGATCAGTCACCTCAATAAAGAAttgtaaaaaacagatttcaagTCCCCTCAACATAAATAAATCTGGAGTATTCACATGTGGGACTCTGTTCGTGACAGAGTCACGAACGAATGCCTTTGGAAGTTAACCAAACAGGAGCCAGTGgagaatcaaatcaaaaggagaAAGTGGGGATGGCTCGAACACACGCTCCGAAAACCACAAAACAGTATCACTCGCCAAGCGCTAAAGTGGAACCCACAAGGCAAAAGAAATCCAGGACGGCCCAAAACAACATGGCAGAGAACAACGGCGGCGGAAGCCAAATCTCTTGGATTATCATGGGGCCAGTTAGAAACCGCGGCCCAGGACAGGAGAGGCTGGAGAGACCTAGTAGACGCCCTATGCCCCGACAGGGGTGAAGAGGATTAATGAATGATTCACATGTGGGGTACGAGGTacagaatcatttttttatcagaacAGATGATCAAAATTTGTACACAGTTTCTCATGACATACCTTTATTTTGGAGAAAGCAAATGAGCAATGACAGGCTTTAAGCTGCGACTCCAGTCTCTCGATACTTAAGATCATTTTGCTGTTGACAAAAAGAGTGTTCAATGATAACattcaaactggaaaaaaaaaaaaaacatattttaagatTAAGTTACCCCTCAGAGTCAAGCTGCTCCTGGATATGACTGTGAATCAGTCGAAGAAAGTGGAGGGTTGTGGGGGCTTTCACCTTCCAGTATAATTTCTCCATGACGATCTTCTCCATCCTCATCATATCAGACACAGTGAAGCGATTCTGACTGATGCGGATGAGGTCATTTGCCAGAGGcacatttttctcctcctctgaggACTTTATAGCGATGTAGAAGCAGCAAAGACCAACACAGGAGAGGTGCTTTGGCTGAATCTGAAATGGACATGAAGGGGAGGcgtgtcattttatttaatttgtagaAATTCATGAAACAAGCCAGAACAGTTTCATTACAAACCTTCATTACAGAGAGAAATCGATCCAGCAGGCTCACAGCCAAGGAGAAGGTCTCTGCGCTAAAACCAAAGAACCTGGAAAGAGAGAGCAGGTCTTTCACCTCCAGCTCTCTGAGTTTTGCAGTCATCCTTAGGCCATTGTCCTGGGCACACTCAATGAGCCTCAATCCGCTCAGCTTTGGTTGGTATCTGGCCTCCAGATCTATCAGGGTCTTCAGCTGAGCTGCAGAGGACTGCACTCCAGCTCCCGTCACTGTATCAATCATCTGTAAAGAGCAGGAGAATGTTGATATTATTTGgaataggaaaataaaaaccacatgCCAGGTTATCCAAATTTGGGGATTTTGAGTGAGCAATCTGATGATCTGCACACGGGACACAAAGTATAACATTGCATTGGTCTTTGGGTATTAACTTAATCAATTTACATGAAATGAGAAAGACACCCTTGAACCTGTGGATTACTGCACGCAACCTGCTTTATATGCCTAAAAACGTGTACAGCTTAGGAGAGAGCAAGCAGACCGAGTTTCTATATTGGTAAGTTATCAAGTAACACATTTGTTACAGCTGTCACCTATTTGAACTTTAGATGGGGGGATAACGCATGATTGGACACAATTACCACATATACTGGAGATAAATACAATTCAAACAGGTATCTGGAGTCATAATCAAAACGTTGTATTCCATTAAATACTTCGTAATATTGATAGATGGCTATTAGAACAGTAGGTAAATGGATCAGGCCATGTTGGGGCAGAACCCGCGACATGTCGGGACATGTTCCTGCCATAGACAACAACGCTTCGAGGAACACACACTAGTCCGTGGTGTCAACACATTTGTGAAAACTTTAATAAAGACTTTACCGAAAAACGGATATATGTGCTTCAAGCACTAGCTAGgctatgaacttttttttttttactgtatggAAAGGAGAGTTAATCGAACTGCAGCTAGCTACTCAAGCTAACGCTAGCTACAACATATCTCAATTATAGTACTTTCTATGGATCAGTCACAACACAAAATGCttcctatttttaattttaggttGACTTCATTTAACCATAATTGTGACATGTAGTGAATGTTGTTACACAAATAAACGTGGTGCACCTACCTTGAAAGCGTGTTGTCTTTAATGATAAAAGTTATGATCCACTGGGTAATAAACACGGagttttgtagaaaaataaaacttagcgtaaaaaaaatttttaagcAGAGGTTGATTTCTGCCTATGCACACCCCCTACCCTTGGTTAAGGCGACGGGGAAAAGGACAGTTTAGGTAAATAAGAGTGCATAAGAAGCTAGGGTCTGAGCATGGGAGGATTTGATTGGCTAGCAGCTGAGTCTTCTATATTTTAATTGGATATTCACAAAAAGTCCCACCCCTTCACGAGGCAAATGACCAATCAGAAATGAGAGATATGGGCGTGTTAGAAGTGACTTGTTGAGGCTCAgaagaattttttatttaagattttgtAAAGTAATAGTATATTTCTTATTTAGATGAAAGCTAGTAACTTATAATAACAATTTTACcttaataacaataaacaaTTATAAAAAGGTGTCTACACTCGGCAACCTTATGTGTTTCTAGGAGGGATCTAGAAGACACTGGAAGGAACCTGAGCCTCACCagcgagtaagccctggctgttAGTTGTCACCAGCTGGAGCTGACCAaaaccagtttttgttttttttaattgaaaaaaataaaacaacaacaacgatACAACTATAATAATgcataataatatttatttcttcataATCAATGATATTGACATAACACAAATTTACAAGATTTATTTCCAAAGGTTTAGGTACATttattgttaatatttattttctttaataacACAGTATATTCTTTTGGCACTTAAGACTAGTTGTATCTCCATCTATAGGAAATATTTTTAGAGAAGCACTATTTAtagttttaatattatttaagaTACATAAAATTATTCTATGAAAACTAAAGGTGCTTCTAAATCATAGAATGATCAAACTATCTTTGTAACCATCAAACAGCAAATGCAGTTCAGTTAACAGTATGAATATCACAGTGTAAGTATTCATCAGTTAGAAAGAAACCATAATAATGGCACGCTAAATGAAGCAGGGAGGCATATTCGGTACAAAACCAAGACTTTGGCAATGGAGAGTGCAGGAAAAAGAGCCTTAATTCATGCAGAGACCATGCCACAAAGCATTTATAAGACAGAAGAGGAAAGTCAAGTTGATGTGGAAGACTTCAGGCTCTCTTAATTCAATTTCTATAAAACGTTCAGTAAATATAGTAAAATTAAAGAAGTTTGACGTTTTGGTGTCTTCTAATTCAAATTCCTTCCTGAGGTTAAGGAGCACGCAGACGGAAGACTAAAGAAGCtatgaaaggaaagaaaaaggcagGTTATTTGTCTGAACAAGTAACATTCATAAGGCAAAAATTtagcattttctgtttttcaagtGTCCTGACAGATGTTCTTGGCAACTCAGTGAAGACAAAGGATGCAGTCCGAATGTTGTGAATCATCTAAATGAGTGAAGTGATTAAAGCCCCAAGGCCAGAGGAAGTCAAAAAGGGACACGGATgacaaatgaaatgattttatgcCTTTAATTCCCCCTCATCTTTCTtggaacaaaaatgttttcccaGCTCCAGAACGCTGTAATAATATTCAGCTGCACTCTTCCGGTTGTTGCATATTCTTGATTGTAAATAGAAAAATtattaatatcttttttttttttacaaacaaaatgtgCATAAAGGCCATTAGAAATCTAAAAAACCTTAATGTGCATAAGTGCCATtagaaatcttaaaaaaaaattatttcagaaTAATGTCATGCAACTCAAAGCAAAGTTTAttcaaaaactgaatttttgaAAACGCCTCATTTAGAAGCAGATATAATTTTCAACAGGAGGTGAAAACAGATGATATTGACCTTAAATCATCCCAAAAACCTGTTATGAAAACAGTCAATGGGTTGGTCATTCTGTGCCTACAACACTCAGCATAAGGTACACATTAAACACAACAAGTACTGGTTAACCCCTGAGTACACACCAAATTGCATGTACATTTTTAACCAACATATAGTTAGCTCAAACATACGGCATCAATAACTACGGTCAGACATGACAGCCTGTTTTTCCCATGCTGACGGTGGACACATTCCTGGTTTCCCTGGATGTTTTGATCCATAAATCAACTAAAGGgaggaaaagacaaaacatggAGATAACAAAATATGAAGGATATGAagcatataaaataaatgatatggAATCAAATTGGAATGTCCCATGGTTTGGGCATTcacttttttattacatttagacAACACATGAAGAAGTTTCAGTGAAGTGGGACCTATCAAATTTATTTGATAGgttaattaagataaaaaatgagTCAtggaaagtatttttaaaaaggtctAATAACTGtatgtaatatttaaaaattactaAGGCCTACTTGTGTTACACTACATCAccagcaacaaaaaaggaacatggcAGTCCTTTCATTTTCTACCTTTAGCATAAATCTGCAACCAGTTCTGA contains:
- the ccng1 gene encoding cyclin-G1, with the protein product MIDTVTGAGVQSSAAQLKTLIDLEARYQPKLSGLRLIECAQDNGLRMTAKLRELEVKDLLSLSRFFGFSAETFSLAVSLLDRFLSVMKIQPKHLSCVGLCCFYIAIKSSEEEKNVPLANDLIRISQNRFTVSDMMRMEKIVMEKLYWKVKAPTTLHFLRLIHSHIQEQLDSEGKMILSIERLESQLKACHCSFAFSKIKPSLLAMALVCYEAQDQHDPEQIDQISEAVKSLQKLLNVRDGDLVCVRELVRKCLAEYATTKCFKPHCLRLRWTISGRTARQLKHSYYKIAHLPTIPESAC